A single Montipora foliosa isolate CH-2021 chromosome 7, ASM3666993v2, whole genome shotgun sequence DNA region contains:
- the LOC138011812 gene encoding small nuclear ribonucleoprotein F: protein MATMPLNPKPFLNGLTGKPVMVKLKWGMEYKGYLVSVDGYMNLQLANTEEYQDGSMTGNLGEVLIRCNNVLYVRGIDEEEEDGEMRE, encoded by the exons ACAATGCCCTTAAACCCCAAACCCTTTCTCAATGGCCTTACTGGCAAACCGGTGATGGTGAAGCTGAAATGGGGAATGGAGTACAAAGGATACTTAGTGTCAGTTGACGGATACATGAACCTCCAG CTTGCTAATACAGAAGAGTACCAGGATGGTTCAATGACTGGGAACTTGGGTGAAGTTCTTATCAG GTGTAACAATGTGCTATATGTACGTGGAAtcgatgaagaagaagaagatggtGAGATGAGAGAATGA